In Pseudobdellovibrionaceae bacterium, the following proteins share a genomic window:
- a CDS encoding 6-carboxytetrahydropterin synthase — MKIRKSHRVFFSSAVRCSHHEFSPEANWRAFGPAGGGGGCGFNFELSASIEGSPDPETGWILSEEDFDAMLREVVQDWDHSFLNDSEPKFKALNPTPENMVSELFRRIDQRVGKLRPALQLVGTRLRQDKNLWVGCEGSGFPLLLTQAFRIQCVHRHHNPDLSMEENRRLYNKCASMHGHEYTIEVTAQGEVDSETGLVMKRDEFQQDVERVLIKPFNQTFLNEIVGNTSGEILTEKWSQLMRQAWGDKFAFLVVRETRKNSFVEATNGRERALLLL, encoded by the coding sequence GTGAAGATTAGGAAAAGCCATCGAGTCTTTTTTAGCTCAGCTGTCAGATGCAGCCACCATGAATTTTCCCCTGAAGCAAATTGGCGGGCCTTTGGGCCTGCGGGCGGAGGGGGCGGGTGTGGCTTTAATTTTGAGTTGTCCGCATCTATTGAGGGCAGCCCTGATCCCGAGACGGGATGGATTCTGTCAGAGGAGGATTTCGACGCTATGCTTAGAGAGGTGGTTCAAGATTGGGACCACAGTTTTCTCAATGACTCAGAACCAAAATTCAAAGCCCTCAATCCGACTCCGGAAAACATGGTGAGTGAATTGTTTCGGCGGATTGACCAGCGAGTGGGTAAACTGAGGCCGGCCTTGCAGCTGGTCGGAACGCGTTTGCGACAAGATAAGAATCTGTGGGTCGGTTGTGAGGGGTCAGGGTTTCCTTTGTTATTGACCCAGGCCTTCCGCATTCAATGTGTTCATCGCCATCACAACCCTGATTTGTCCATGGAAGAAAACCGGCGCCTCTACAACAAATGTGCCTCGATGCATGGCCACGAGTATACGATCGAAGTAACGGCGCAAGGTGAAGTGGATTCCGAGACCGGTTTGGTAATGAAAAGAGATGAATTCCAGCAAGATGTGGAGCGGGTTTTGATCAAACCCTTTAATCAGACATTTCTTAACGAAATTGTCGGTAACACTTCAGGCGAAATCCTCACCGAAAAATGGAGTCAACTCATGCGCCAAGCCTGGGGCGACAAATTCGCCTTCCTGGTTGTGCGCGAAACCCGCAAAAACTCCTTCGTCGAAGCCACCAACGGCCGAGAGCGGGCCCTTCTTTTGCTTTAA
- a CDS encoding AMP-binding protein: MEKVWLKNYPQNVSPEINVGKFKSINEMFEESCRKFGPRLAFANMGSNLTFEELDEMSADFASFLINHAGLKKGDRVAIQMPNTLQYPVVMFGALRAGLVVVNTNPLYTTREMKHQFNDSGAKAIIILANFAHQLEEIINETEIETVVVTQLGDLLGWPKSLLVNSVVRYLKKMVPAYNLPKAYSFYEALDLGAEKKFNPEICQPDDLAFLQYTGGTTGVSKGAMLTHRNILANMMQIAEWMKPRLVEGEEVVITALPLYHIFSLTVNCLTLMYYGGTNVLITNPKDIDAFIKLLKSTRFTVFTGVNTLFNALMNHPDFDQINFKSVKVSVAGGMALQKAVSVEWLKRTKTPVVEGYGLTESSPVASCNPIDGTDRVGTIGLPIPNTEIKVCDENGEPLPQGHTGELVIYGPQVMKGYWQRPDETAKVILPDGGLKTGDIAVMDEDGFFKIVDRLKDMILVSGFNVYPNEIEDVVASHAKVLEVAAVGIRDDKSGESVKIFVVKKDTSLTPEELLDYCRENLVAYKVPKHIEFREELPKTNVGKILRRALRDEPAAHP, encoded by the coding sequence ATGGAAAAGGTTTGGCTTAAGAACTACCCGCAAAATGTTTCGCCTGAAATCAATGTCGGCAAATTCAAAAGCATCAACGAAATGTTTGAAGAGAGTTGCAGAAAGTTCGGACCTCGGCTGGCCTTCGCCAACATGGGATCAAATCTGACTTTTGAAGAACTCGATGAGATGTCGGCCGACTTTGCCTCTTTCCTCATCAACCACGCCGGCCTGAAAAAGGGCGACCGAGTTGCCATCCAAATGCCCAACACACTTCAATATCCGGTCGTAATGTTCGGCGCACTTCGCGCTGGTCTGGTGGTGGTGAACACCAATCCACTCTATACCACCCGTGAAATGAAGCACCAATTTAACGACAGCGGTGCCAAAGCCATTATCATCCTCGCCAATTTCGCTCACCAACTGGAAGAGATCATCAACGAAACTGAAATTGAAACCGTGGTCGTCACTCAACTGGGAGATCTCTTGGGTTGGCCCAAGTCCCTGTTAGTCAATAGTGTCGTCAGGTACTTGAAAAAAATGGTCCCCGCTTACAACCTCCCAAAGGCCTATTCATTTTATGAGGCTCTTGACTTGGGGGCCGAGAAGAAATTCAATCCTGAAATTTGCCAGCCGGATGATTTGGCATTTCTGCAATACACGGGTGGCACCACGGGTGTTTCTAAGGGAGCCATGCTGACCCACCGAAATATTCTCGCCAACATGATGCAAATTGCTGAGTGGATGAAGCCCCGACTGGTGGAGGGCGAAGAAGTGGTGATCACGGCTCTGCCGCTTTATCATATCTTTTCTCTCACCGTGAACTGCCTGACCTTGATGTACTACGGTGGCACTAATGTCCTAATCACCAACCCCAAAGACATTGATGCATTTATTAAATTATTGAAGAGCACTCGTTTTACTGTCTTCACCGGGGTGAACACTCTGTTTAACGCCCTTATGAATCATCCTGACTTTGACCAAATCAACTTCAAATCGGTAAAGGTCAGTGTCGCTGGCGGAATGGCCTTGCAAAAGGCGGTGTCCGTCGAATGGCTAAAACGAACAAAGACACCGGTGGTGGAAGGATATGGCCTGACCGAATCTTCACCTGTGGCTAGCTGCAATCCCATTGATGGAACGGACCGGGTCGGCACGATTGGCCTGCCTATCCCTAACACTGAAATTAAAGTCTGCGATGAAAACGGCGAACCTCTACCCCAGGGGCACACAGGGGAATTGGTGATTTATGGTCCTCAAGTAATGAAGGGCTACTGGCAAAGGCCTGACGAAACTGCCAAGGTAATTTTGCCCGATGGCGGATTGAAGACAGGGGACATCGCCGTCATGGACGAAGACGGCTTCTTTAAAATCGTTGACCGCCTTAAAGACATGATTTTGGTTTCGGGCTTCAATGTATATCCAAATGAAATTGAAGACGTGGTGGCCTCCCATGCTAAGGTTTTGGAAGTTGCAGCTGTCGGCATCCGTGATGACAAGTCCGGCGAGTCGGTTAAGATCTTTGTAGTCAAAAAGGATACATCTTTGACACCCGAAGAGCTGCTGGATTATTGCCGGGAGAATCTCGTGGCTTACAAAGTTCCCAAGCATATTGAATTCCGCGAAGAACTGCCAAAAACAAATGTTGGTAAAATCCTTCGCCGTGCTTTGCGCGACGAGCCCGCCGCCCATCCATAA
- a CDS encoding aldehyde dehydrogenase, with translation MELTPQILQQQKSFFRSGKTLPLSFRLEQLSKLERMIRVSENKILAAVKADLGKPALEAWTSEIAMVLEEIDVMKKKLSSWAKPRSVSLPLALQPANAQLRPDPYGQVLIMSPWNYPFQLLVLPAVGAMAAGNVLTLKPSEFAPHTSKLIADLFQDNFPSEYIQVVEGELEVNKQLLAHNFDYIFFTGSPQVGKIVMTAAAQHLTPVTLELGGKSPCLVDRAVNIKVAGRRIAWGKFFNTGQTCVAPDYLLVHKSVRKEMQHAIVDAIEEFYGKDAKQSPDYGRIITNRHYDRLVGYLKDGEILYGGQFDSDQKYLSPTLLINPKIDSPVMTEEIFGPILPIVEYEHLREALEIIDRQPNPLALYLFTTDKSVEKTVLESVAFGGGCVNDCIVHLATSQLPFGGIGNSGMGRYHGKYSFETFSHMKAVLKKPTWSDPKFRYPPYKDNLKWFRFLLD, from the coding sequence ATGGAACTCACTCCCCAGATTTTACAGCAGCAGAAATCCTTTTTTCGCAGTGGCAAAACCCTGCCCCTGTCCTTTCGCCTGGAACAGTTGAGCAAATTGGAGCGCATGATTCGCGTCAGCGAAAATAAGATCCTCGCCGCGGTTAAGGCTGATTTGGGCAAACCGGCCCTTGAGGCCTGGACCTCTGAGATCGCCATGGTATTGGAAGAAATCGACGTGATGAAAAAGAAGCTCAGCTCCTGGGCGAAACCGCGAAGCGTAAGTCTTCCACTGGCCCTTCAGCCGGCCAATGCTCAGCTTCGACCTGACCCCTACGGCCAGGTGCTCATCATGTCACCCTGGAATTATCCTTTCCAGCTACTCGTCCTACCAGCGGTGGGTGCTATGGCTGCGGGAAACGTCTTAACTCTTAAGCCTTCAGAGTTTGCCCCTCATACTTCCAAACTCATCGCCGATCTGTTTCAGGACAATTTCCCCAGCGAGTACATCCAGGTCGTCGAGGGGGAACTGGAAGTGAACAAACAACTTCTGGCCCATAATTTCGACTACATCTTTTTCACCGGTAGTCCACAAGTTGGAAAAATCGTCATGACGGCGGCCGCCCAACATCTAACTCCCGTTACCCTTGAATTGGGTGGCAAAAGCCCCTGCCTCGTCGATCGTGCGGTCAACATTAAGGTTGCCGGCCGAAGGATTGCCTGGGGCAAGTTTTTTAACACTGGGCAGACCTGCGTGGCCCCTGACTATTTGCTGGTTCACAAATCTGTTCGTAAAGAAATGCAACACGCGATTGTCGACGCAATTGAGGAGTTTTATGGCAAAGATGCCAAACAAAGCCCCGACTACGGCCGCATTATCACCAACCGCCACTATGATCGGTTAGTAGGTTATCTCAAGGACGGAGAGATTCTATACGGAGGTCAGTTTGATTCAGACCAAAAGTACCTTTCACCCACATTGTTGATCAACCCCAAGATCGACTCACCGGTCATGACCGAGGAAATATTTGGACCCATTCTACCCATCGTCGAATATGAACACTTGAGAGAGGCCCTCGAAATCATTGACCGCCAACCAAATCCGTTGGCCCTCTATCTTTTTACCACTGACAAAAGTGTGGAAAAGACCGTACTTGAATCGGTGGCTTTCGGAGGCGGATGCGTCAACGACTGCATTGTTCATTTGGCCACCAGCCAACTTCCTTTTGGCGGCATCGGCAACAGCGGCATGGGCCGCTATCACGGCAAATACAGCTTTGAGACCTTCAGTCACATGAAGGCTGTTCTTAAAAAACCCACCTGGAGCGATCCCAAGTTTCGCTACCCGCCCTACAAAGACAACCTCAAGTGGTTCCGCTTCTTGCTGGATTAA